One stretch of Vicinamibacteria bacterium DNA includes these proteins:
- a CDS encoding proline dehydrogenase family protein, with translation MSALDKLIATTLPVVPKPLVRVFAQPYVAGETLEDQIRVIQAMNAQGFMVASGILGEFVTRREESERAVRDYMELLDRIAALGLDSNIHVKPTHLGLKLDRDFCYENVRAILGHAKKHRNFVRMDMEDSPCIDDTLWLYFRLREHHDNVGCVIQSRMRRSLDDVRKLGEAKANVRLCKGVYLEPRQVAYTDPRIIQKNYALLLDRLLSAGCYVGIATHDEVLIWDAYRIIERLGLGPSQYEFQMLHGVEPGLRRLVRDAGHRLRVAVPYGPNWYPYSVRRLKKNPAIAGYVLKAVFSRNSK, from the coding sequence ATGAGCGCTCTCGACAAGCTCATCGCTACTACCCTTCCGGTCGTGCCCAAGCCGCTCGTGCGGGTATTCGCTCAGCCTTATGTTGCGGGCGAGACGCTCGAGGATCAGATCCGGGTGATCCAGGCGATGAATGCCCAGGGCTTCATGGTGGCGAGCGGCATCCTGGGTGAGTTCGTCACCCGGAGGGAGGAGTCGGAACGAGCGGTACGCGACTATATGGAACTGCTCGACCGGATTGCGGCCCTCGGCCTCGACAGCAACATCCACGTGAAGCCGACTCACCTGGGCCTGAAGCTCGACCGGGATTTCTGTTACGAGAATGTACGCGCGATCCTCGGTCACGCCAAAAAGCATCGCAACTTCGTCCGGATGGACATGGAGGACTCGCCCTGCATCGACGACACACTGTGGCTGTACTTTCGACTGCGGGAGCATCACGACAACGTCGGATGCGTGATTCAGTCGAGGATGCGTCGGAGCCTCGACGACGTGCGGAAGCTCGGCGAAGCCAAGGCGAACGTCCGGCTTTGTAAGGGAGTCTATCTCGAGCCACGACAGGTCGCGTACACCGACCCCCGGATCATCCAGAAGAACTACGCGCTGCTGCTCGACCGGCTCTTGAGCGCAGGCTGCTACGTCGGGATCGCCACCCATGACGAGGTGTTGATCTGGGATGCCTACCGCATCATCGAAAGGCTCGGGCTCGGGCCAAGCCAATACGAGTTCCAGATGCTGCACGGCGTCGAGCCGGGACTTCGTCGGCTCGTCCGCGACGCGGGCCACCGCCTCCGTGTCGCCGTTCCCTATGGACCGAACTGGTACCCTTACTCCGTTCGCCGCCTGAAAAAGAACCCCGCCATCGCCGGCTACGTGCTCAAGGCGGTTTTCTCGCGAAACAGCAAGTGA